The Henckelia pumila isolate YLH828 chromosome 2, ASM3356847v2, whole genome shotgun sequence genome includes a window with the following:
- the LOC140882234 gene encoding uncharacterized protein isoform X2 translates to MQNLNKLHLLLLFLHIFEPSSSKSHEIPPTHCGNIVIQEPFSAQNPTNSSIISNHMILCKSGKLYLRTTIGLFPVSSVDYSAKLLTVSHTYCSSTSNFISPHHLFAGFPSPPSSNSLILLNCSKKVQRIRSSSCDNQTYLDHGCGDLSVKGSSFPCLAIDDFESLGESFDPYKEMDCTHYRRVYRNAGERLEMGTQIGFGIPDHVPNPCDQCEKPDGNCGVGLRCICHPKKCNSIQQLQPWEKEGKLQAIFVLCNSGKTRSGR, encoded by the exons ATGCAGAACTTGAACAAACTCCATCTCCTTCTCCTTTTCCTCCACATTTTCGAGCCATCGTCGTcgaaatcccatgaaatcccaCCAACACACTGTGGGAACATAGTCATTCAAGAACCTTTTTCTGCGCAAAATCCCACAAATTCTTCCATTATCTCAAACCACATGATCCTCTGCAAATCTGGTAAATTATACTTGAGAACCACCATCGGCCTTTTCCCGGTTTCCTCCGTAGATTACTCGGCCAAACTCCTCACTGTTTCCCACACTTATTGCTCTTCAACTTCCAACTTCATATCCCCCCACCATCTTTTTGCTGGATTCCCTTCTCCTCCAAGCTCGAACTCGCTAATACTACTAAATTGCTCGAAGAAAGTGCAGAGAATTCGTTCGTCCTCATGTGATAATCAGACGTACTTGGATCATGGCTGCGGCGATTTATCCGTAAAAGGGTCGTCGTTTCCTTGTTTGGccattgatgattttgaaagCTTGGGAGAGAGTTTTGATCCCTACAAGGAGATGGATTGCACACACTACAGGCGAGTTTACAGAAATGCAGGGGAGAGATTAGAGATGGGAACCCAGATTGGTTTCGGTATTCCGGATCATGTTCCGAATCCTTGTGATCAGTGTGAGAAGCCTGATGGGAATTGCGGGGTTGGGTTAAGATGCATCTGCCATCCCAAGAAATGCA ATTCCATTCAGCAGCTACAACCGTGGGAGAAGGAAGGAAAGCTCCAAGCCATTTTTGTTCTTTGCAATTCCGGTAAAACTCGATCCGGccggtag
- the LOC140882234 gene encoding uncharacterized protein isoform X3: MQNLNKLHLLLLFLHIFEPSSSKSHEIPPTHCGNIVIQEPFSAQNPTNSSIISNHMILCKSGKLYLRTTIGLFPVSSVDYSAKLLTVSHTYCSSTSNFISPHHLFAGFPSPPSSNSLILLNCSKKVQRIRSSSCDNQTYLDHGCGDLSVKGSSFPCLAIDDFESLGESFDPYKEMDCTHYRRVYRNAGERLEMGTQIGFGIPDHVPNPCDQCEKPDGNCGVGLRCICHPKKCS; the protein is encoded by the exons ATGCAGAACTTGAACAAACTCCATCTCCTTCTCCTTTTCCTCCACATTTTCGAGCCATCGTCGTcgaaatcccatgaaatcccaCCAACACACTGTGGGAACATAGTCATTCAAGAACCTTTTTCTGCGCAAAATCCCACAAATTCTTCCATTATCTCAAACCACATGATCCTCTGCAAATCTGGTAAATTATACTTGAGAACCACCATCGGCCTTTTCCCGGTTTCCTCCGTAGATTACTCGGCCAAACTCCTCACTGTTTCCCACACTTATTGCTCTTCAACTTCCAACTTCATATCCCCCCACCATCTTTTTGCTGGATTCCCTTCTCCTCCAAGCTCGAACTCGCTAATACTACTAAATTGCTCGAAGAAAGTGCAGAGAATTCGTTCGTCCTCATGTGATAATCAGACGTACTTGGATCATGGCTGCGGCGATTTATCCGTAAAAGGGTCGTCGTTTCCTTGTTTGGccattgatgattttgaaagCTTGGGAGAGAGTTTTGATCCCTACAAGGAGATGGATTGCACACACTACAGGCGAGTTTACAGAAATGCAGGGGAGAGATTAGAGATGGGAACCCAGATTGGTTTCGGTATTCCGGATCATGTTCCGAATCCTTGTGATCAGTGTGAGAAGCCTGATGGGAATTGCGGGGTTGGGTTAAGATGCATCTGCCATCCCAAGAAATGCA gttga
- the LOC140882234 gene encoding uncharacterized protein isoform X1: MQNLNKLHLLLLFLHIFEPSSSKSHEIPPTHCGNIVIQEPFSAQNPTNSSIISNHMILCKSGKLYLRTTIGLFPVSSVDYSAKLLTVSHTYCSSTSNFISPHHLFAGFPSPPSSNSLILLNCSKKVQRIRSSSCDNQTYLDHGCGDLSVKGSSFPCLAIDDFESLGESFDPYKEMDCTHYRRVYRNAGERLEMGTQIGFGIPDHVPNPCDQCEKPDGNCGVGLRCICHPKKCKDKVISVGAVLNPFGNIFFSMFFFILTMETL, from the exons ATGCAGAACTTGAACAAACTCCATCTCCTTCTCCTTTTCCTCCACATTTTCGAGCCATCGTCGTcgaaatcccatgaaatcccaCCAACACACTGTGGGAACATAGTCATTCAAGAACCTTTTTCTGCGCAAAATCCCACAAATTCTTCCATTATCTCAAACCACATGATCCTCTGCAAATCTGGTAAATTATACTTGAGAACCACCATCGGCCTTTTCCCGGTTTCCTCCGTAGATTACTCGGCCAAACTCCTCACTGTTTCCCACACTTATTGCTCTTCAACTTCCAACTTCATATCCCCCCACCATCTTTTTGCTGGATTCCCTTCTCCTCCAAGCTCGAACTCGCTAATACTACTAAATTGCTCGAAGAAAGTGCAGAGAATTCGTTCGTCCTCATGTGATAATCAGACGTACTTGGATCATGGCTGCGGCGATTTATCCGTAAAAGGGTCGTCGTTTCCTTGTTTGGccattgatgattttgaaagCTTGGGAGAGAGTTTTGATCCCTACAAGGAGATGGATTGCACACACTACAGGCGAGTTTACAGAAATGCAGGGGAGAGATTAGAGATGGGAACCCAGATTGGTTTCGGTATTCCGGATCATGTTCCGAATCCTTGTGATCAGTGTGAGAAGCCTGATGGGAATTGCGGGGTTGGGTTAAGATGCATCTGCCATCCCAAGAAATGCA AAGATAAGGTGATTTCAGTGGGTGCGGTATTAAATCCCTTTGGGAACATCTTTTTCTCTATGTTCTTCTTCATCCTTACGATGGAAACTCTTTGA